The genomic window aaattattttgacatttatttctaTCATATTTGTGACATTTTTCATACTCACCTTTTTTAGATGGCTTGGGTGGTACAACTGGGCCAGGTTCTATGTTGTCATAAAAATTATTCATGGCTTTTGGATCAAAGTTTCCTATAAAGAAAGTAAATTCATCAGGCATTTAAGAACTCTTTTTTcctgttatttgattttttttttttaaagaaaatatgtaaataaaacacataagaagggaaaaaatgttttccaggaTTTCAAAACTCATTACATAATTCTATCCTCCCAATGAAATTGTGTTTTCATCGCTATGAGAAAAGACCCAAGAAAACCACTACACAGATGTATGTCTACAATGTATTACACCTAAaggaatatttttctaattgtaaGGCTAGTCTCCTTAGGCAGGATTAGGCATGTGGGGCATTTGGGGAgataaatgaagaagagaaaaatgaaaggatggttgaactgttttctctttctgcttgttttgatttttaatgaaCAAACTGTGAGAAAGAATACTTAAATAATGAAAgtttactttcatatttttcataatttaccTTAAAAGTTCATTATAAATTGAACTACGGAAGAAGccaaatataaacatttacaagGATTAATCAAGTTATATTTTGAGACTACTAAGCAACctcaataaaagtgaaataacatCAGCAGTTTGTGTATTCTTATTTTCAAGAAAAGGAGAATCTTATACTAAATGTTAAATGTTTCCTACAGATTTATCAATGATAAAAGGTGCCAGTTTCAGAATAGATGGAACGATACCTGAGAATTTTGTCTTGCCACAAAATTTTCACCTGTCTTCAAATGTTCATTCCCTGGTCTAGTGTCTGTATTTCAGCCACATCTCCTGCTGTGTCTCCTCCAAGGTTGGTTTTGGGTCCTGCCTTCACTTCTGTGAACCTATCACTGTGTTCTGCTTGTTCTAAACAATTACGGTTAACTGTAGCCATACTTATTTATAGAAGATGCTGTATGGTACTAATACTGATAGTTCAAATATATTAAATCTCTTCATTTCCAGATCTACTTTTTTGTTTCCCAACAAGTTTTCCTTaccaaaaatcacaaaaactGGTTTTCATCAAATCATGCACTGATTTGCATCTATTCTAAATGCTTATTCCCCTGCCTCCCCCCTCACCACCGAAAAAGGTTTAGATTCCTTCCCTAGCTTAAAAGTTTAGATTGGAAACTCAGTATAAAAAGTTTTCTGCAGTGTGGAAGAGGAGAATTTAGTATAAAATGGATACATTTAGATTCGTTATGAAAAGAGATTTAGAAATGCCTAAATATCTCAAAGAGCTCATTGTCCAATGCAGACAAAAAACACAGCTCTTTGCTTATAAAACCTTAATACTGGTTTCCCTTGCAGGCCCTTTCACAAATGTTTTATCCACTTGAATATGCTGTTTTAagataattttctgaaaataattgcTGTGATAGCTCATAAAAGCCACAGTGCTATTTGATGTATTAATGGGATCTTTTTATGCTTTAAGAAGCTGCATATGTATTTCTTCAATTACTTGTTACAGCTCATGTTCTAATTTCTAGATCACAAAAGGCTTACTATAAGTATCCTAACCAAATGTTTTACTGTTTGTTTTGCTTCAAAGACCACACAAGTAAAAAAAATTGATGCAATCTTCTAAAATATAGTAGCAATAGTTTATGTAACTCTTACACCATGCATAGTAATTCTTTGATTGCTTCAAGTTAGTAGGCTATAGAGTGACTAGGCTTCTGAAAATAACTTTAAGGGTACCTGACTAGATTGCTCAATTCTCACATTCAAATTTGCTTCTGTCTGTCGTTCAGATAATGCCATGTCTTTTGGGTTCACCTGCCACTAATCTTTAATCTCGCGCTctgttttttagacggagtctctttctgttgcctaggctagagtgcagtggtgcgatcacggctcactgcagccataaCCTCCCGGGCttgggtgatcctcctgccttagcctcccacgtagctgggatcacaggcacacaccaccacacctagctaatttttaaaaaattatttgtagggatggggtctccctatgttgcccaggctggtctctaactcttaggctcaagtgatcctctcgccttggcctcccaaactgctgggaatacaggcataagccattgtgcccagcctactgTTTGTTTAATCTTGCCTAAAAATGGCAGTGAGATGTTTTATTATATACTCTTAAAACACTGTAGAACCTCTTAGCTGCCATAATCAAGAAAAGTTAAGCGTGGGGGATGGGGGGGGGGCAGGAAAGCTGATTAATACACAGAATTGTTAAGAAAAATTACACGTCAACTTTAACGTAGCAGAACACTTGTATATagctatattttaaagttaaataaagaCCTAATTTTTACGTGTCTGTTGGCTGGGGTTCCGTATTGTATTTCTTACATAAACCACACCCAGGATGACCTACAGCAGAGGTTGGCAAACCTTTTCTGTCAAGGGCCAGataatattttagactttgtggaCCTGTGATAGAGTCTCTGTTGCAAGCAGTCAACTGTGCTGTTGAAGCACAAAGGCAACCataaacaatatgtaaacaaatgggcatggctatCGCTCCACTAAAACTTTTATTCACAGAAACAGGCAACAGGCCCTAGTttgctgaaaccccatctataaTTTTAATTGCTTTAGAATGGAGCAAAAAAGATATTAAGAACACTTATAATGCAAGTTGAGTACAGAATCCTTTTAGActtttttcagttgttttcacCCTATCTAATTCACAATCCCTATTTTTTGAGTGATTTGCCTTTGGCTTTCATAGAGCGGCTTTCTCCTTCATGTCAGTTTATGAAACATTAAATTGCAGAAATACAATAATTGGCATAAACAGGTTTGGGGACAGAATCAACTCTTGGTAAGCAGACAATTCAACCGATGGGAGCAATATTCATGGGCCTACCAGAATGCAGCCTACTAGTCAAAAGTATGCAGCAGCTGTGGACATCAGTCAGTATATTTTCCACAGAAAATGAAGACCATCTCTAATCTGGTGAGTTGGGTAAATGAAAGTTTAAGAGAGCTTCTGCTGTAGTATACTTCtgtaaaaaaatccaaaaaactaaaactatgatTATAGTTGAATGTTTTCACATAACATAACATGAAAAATAACATatagagtttattttaaaactgagaaatctGATACTCTGATTTGGGATCCCTTTTTACAGATATTTAAATGTCTATCACATAATATGAACTCTACTAAGTTTTGGAATTAAAACCCatcaatttctaaaatattgacAGTAAATGACAAAAAGAGGATAAATGCAAAGTAACAACATAGAACAgtctaaatgataagaacttgaTGAAACTGCcgaagtaaaactattttttcatCCCCAAATCTGATCCATGACCATGGGACAGGGCGATCTCTTTACCAGGATTGTAATCTTACGGATAAAAACTGTCTCTTAAATCTACAAAACCAAAGTTATTGCTATTTAAGCAGCTTAAAATACCACACTATTACTTATGGTTTACCAAATAATCAAGTCTATACCTCTAGATTGAAGGAGGTCAACTTCTTTCAGTGTACAGTCAACATTTATCTGGAGTTGTCTGTTCATGCTTCTCAATCTTGTCATTTCCTCAGGCTAGTAAGAAAGGACCCAAAATAGCAATTGTGGGAAAGTCATTATCAAGCCCAACATTTAAGAACTGCGTTTCATGTTAATTGTAATGATTGGGTATTACCAAGAATACGGCCTTAGTCCATAAGAGGGCATGTTTAAGAAGTCctatgtatatgtttttaaaggAATAGTCGGGTAAAATGGGGACATCAAAATGGCCACATATAAACAAAATCTGCATATAAAGTGGCGAGCTGCAGTAGTGGACTGTGTTCTACTATACAAGATACTACCATTTTAATCATAGAGCACTGAGAATATTTTGTGTCTATGTTTTCATGGTAAGGGAAGCTGTAAGAATCAACCTTTTAAACGAGTCATGTCCATGATCTTAGTCTTGTCCAGCCTGGTAAAAATCACAACAGTACGGTGTTTACCAGAAttctctcattccttcttctTAACAATCCTTTAAGGTAGGTACTAATATTGTGCccagtttatagatgaggaaactgagacacagagaggttatataattttcttagttATAAAGCTAGTAattggtagagccaggatttatATAAAAGACTcctatataaattcatatataaatatttttgtcatattttttctAGATTGAAGGAGGCAGTTACTCTAGCGCATGAAAACTTCAGAAACAAATGAATTCCATTTGTTCCccaactttgttttcttctgcctctACCTCTTCAGGCCAGCCCACTCCTTAGGCCTTTCAGGGGCACATATGAGGCACTGAAATGTGAAAAGAGTCCTAATCTTCCATTCAGTAAAGCTTTTTGGAAGCCTTTACTTCCCATGccattcttaatttctttatttatttatatatatatatatgtatatatataaatatatgtatatatgtatagtaaaAAAGTCAAGTCAAAGTTTAGAATCTAGAGGCTGAAATACTGAAGCTTTCAGCACAGCCCAGGTATTAATTGCTAAGGTGATTTTAACTATAACATATgaagtgaaaaattaaatatctgcTACTATAGGAAGACAGAACAAAATCCTATTCTGTTAAAAACATGTACTTTGCTAAACGCTAAATATGTTAATATGCCagtgaaagaaaaatgaggagaaaggaTATCTTAATTCATATGGTGTTAGGAGGTATTATCAGAGTAACTGAGAATGCCCATTAAATAAGCAGGTATCAAAGTTTAAAATAAGTGATAAAAGGCAGAATATAATAGCTACAATTCCACAGAATGCTAGAGgaacaaaaaaagtcatttagaaatatttattatggaCTGCCTTTTCTAATTCCTATGGGCTAAAACTATGTGACATTAATGTGTAAAATGCTTTGCGCTTTGCCTATCAAGCAATATTCAAATAGTTTAAAACATATACTTGAACATTTAAATTAAAGACAATGTAAGGGCTCCAAACAGTGATGCTATCTTCCTAGGAACACATGGAAGAACCTATCGGGAAAGTCAAACACCTGAAAAGGATTATCTTTTCCATAGGTTTTAGGGAGTTGGGGGCAAGAGAGACGTTTCAGCCACAGTGGCCCAAAACAGTGAAGCAGCCACCACACAGTTGCTCATAACAAAAACATACTCTCatcaggccgggtacagtggctcactcctgtaatcccggcactttgggaggccaaggcaggtggatcacttgaggtcaggagtttgagatcagcctggccaacatggcaaaaccgtctctaccaaaaatacaaaaattagctgggcgtggtggtgcacgcctgtagtcccagctactcgagaggctgaggcacgagaattgcttgaactggggaggtggaggttgcagtgagcccagaatgcaccactgcactccagcctgagcaacagagggagactgtctcagaaacaacAAACATACTCTCATCAACAGGCTCATTTCCAAAGATAGTAGAACCACTCGATCTTACTAAGGGTTTATCAGTAAGATTCCTATGTCCTTTTTCATATAGCTTCTGATTaaactgagggggaaaaaaagcagtttCTGAGAAATTACTGCCATTTGTCAAAAGTAGTTTTCGTGGAGGAGGAATTTCAAAATTGGGTATGTATAATTCAAAGTTGTTTGTAAGATAAAAGGATGTTTGTAgccaacatttcaaaataaaaaatggtaagcTTTTTTTCCAAAGCTGGCATagaccagcatcaaagaccactGATGTTCTTTGGTGTATGGGACTCAGTTATGCCTCTGGGACTCAAAGCTGTGGGATAGTCCAAAAACGTAATTAGAACAGGAAGAATGGGGAGGAATAACTTGAGGGAGGGGGTAATTGGCAGCTTTCTGCATATTAAAATCTTATCCTTCAAGGTAAAACTTAAATTTCCCCCTCCTCCTTGAAACTGTTTCATCTATAAACTCTATAGGTAAAAAGCTAACATTTCTATCTCAAAACTCTGAAAGTACTTATATTGTTACCATTTAGCTGGTCAACACTTCTGATTTACTGCCTTATATTTTCtctcacacacaaatacatatagaCTCACAGATACACCTATCTCATCACAGATACACCTATCTCATTTCACATACAGATCTAAGACATGACATCTTTGTCAGCATTTTATACAATGCTTTGCAAATAACAGATTAAGGGAAATGACATCATCACGCATCTTGTATCTTGCACTTCTGCTCTCCTTAGAAAAAGATTATTTCACTGCTATTCTAAGTTTCTACAACCCCCCTCCCCCACATAGCTGGTCACAAATGTGCACTGCAGTATCATTAGGCAAGCAGCTTTCTAATCAATTTTGTATACACTGCCCGATAAGCAGTTTGTTTGAAAACTTGAAGGTAGCAATGTGTGCTTTAGTAGCAAAAACGTCAATTCTCTACTGGGTATTCCTATACACAAGTGGGACAATGATAAGGCTAGCCATCTACTGATCACCTACTTCATGCCAGGCTTATTACATACACTGTCTCTTTATCTTGACAATTATTATAATGTACTTGCTATAATTCTCTTTTACAGCTAGAGAAAATCAGATGCAGAGAAATCAGATATAGCCAGTGAGCGCCTGAGCAATTCTGACTCCCAAGCCTATGTGGGCTCTCTTTCCACTGTATCATGGTGCCTCAAATGAGCCTTGATGAGCAAAATGGGAAATCTGACTAAGTGATTTATTTCTTAACTTCCTACATAAGTATAATCTTATATATGTTCCTCAAGTTCAAAGGAAGTCAAAGTACAAAATGCTTCAGATTTGTGTGTCTAAACCTCAAGCaaatttttctagtattttgcaACCAACACATATTTTATAAGAACACTTACTATTTGTTGGGCATTGTGTAAACTGCTTCACATATATTACCTCATATAATCCTAAGAAAAATCCCTAAGATGGGCACTATACCacacattttatagataagaaaacaagCATAGAGAAAGTTACTTATCCAAGGATACATGAGTGACACAAATAGAAGTAGGATTCAAACTGGCACCTGACTTGAAAGCCTACTCATGGTCTCAACCACCATATACTGTCCCTCTGCTGTGTACTACAATTGTCCTCCATTTTACACTAGGCTTGGTAATGGAAACACACAGGAAACACACTTAAATGTCTTATTTCTCAGATGTTAGCACCCACATGAACTACCAATTTCTCAATCTGGGGGATGGCTACATGGGGGTTCATTATACTATTTTATGTATctttgaaattataataaaagttaaaactaaaTTACAGCCCAGGGCAGCAGTTTCACcaacttctctttttcctttctcaagaAGATAGAccgggggccaggtgcggtggctcatgcctggaatcccagcactttgggaggccgaggcgggcagatcacaaggtcaggagttcaagactagcctggccaacatggtgaaaccccgtctctactaaagatacaaaaaattagccaggcgtggtggcgcactcctgtaatcacagctactcgggaggctgaggcaggagaatcgcttgaacctgggaggcggaggttgccatgagctgagattgcgccattgcactccagcctgggtgacagggtgagactctccgtctcaaaaaaaaaaaaaaaaaagatacatcaaTAAGAGCTCTGATATAAAatctggggcttttttttttttttttttttttttagtactaacCTATGCTACATTAGACAGTTCTCCACTtccaatgaaaaacaaaaaaaccaatattttatttagcagGGATTATCACACAGCAAGTAGTtgctaaataaaatgtatatgattAAAGAAAATTACTATGCTAAGAAAATTTGTTTATGCTCTACAGGTACCTAAAGGTTTCCAAAGTACCCAACTACCACAGGTGGATTCCCATATGGGTTATGTCCTTCAATATCTACCGCAATCAGAGGATTCAATTAAGATTtcaaatggagaaaatgaggcagaaatTTGATTTATATTAACATCACCTTTCCATTAAAGATAGCTTTGTTATTTTCCAGTGCTTTAAGTAGTTAAAATCTTCCTCCTCACTTCTAATATTGACTATACACGATATTACAAAAAAGTCGTTAAATTAGTGAATATGCCTATTTCTCAAGATTCTCTTTCTCAAAAACTCCCACTTGTTCCCTCTTACCAGCAGAATAAAGTTCAAGCACCTCGACCTAGCATTCAAGGTCAAAGCTCCAGTTAACCTCTGTTAACTCTTCAGAAATCTCATGCTTATGCCAGGGAATTGTAGTTACTGTCTCCTAAAAGTCACTCTCCATCTTGACTTCAAGCCTTCATTACCttattgttcttttctcttctaaaatgccttccccttttctctcttgcctATTGTTTAGGGCAGTGGTTcctcactctttttttccttcaatgtaataattttatgaaaatctgatgaaagctatAGACCCACTTCCCATATTAAACACACTTATGAAACTCTGCATATAATTTCAGAGAATTCACAGATCCCCTTTGAAGCCAAGAACCTCAGGTAGAAACTTCTCTATGAGGGAGTGGCTGCAGACATGCTGACTGCAAGAGGCCTGACATATGCCCACTTCTCTAAACCTGTAAACTCAGAGATTGCCCTAAGTTTAGAGAGGGTAGGAAAATGAGGAAAGGCTTCATGGAAAAAGTAGAGGTTAAGTTGAGCCTTGAAGAACAGGACAGACAAGATTTACACGTGCAGAGCTTTTTAGAAGGGCATTCCAGCAGGAGGATAATGTAAGAGCAGAGAAGTGCAATGAATCTGCACGGAAACGAGTTGATGTATAAATTCTCTCATTACCCGTGAACATATACAGCACTTACCATACTGTATTATAATTATCTGTTGATGTATCTATTTTTCCCACTGGTAGGTATGTACTAAGCATCTAGCATAGTACCACACTGCATAAACTATATGCACAAAACTGCTAAATGTTGAAAGGTGAAATGATAGGTTGGATCATCGCTTGTGAAGTCACAAGATTTTAAACATGCTTCAAAATTCTCAGTTGTTGGGGATCGTTAGAACTCATATATATTAACCAACATGTTAAAACTATATTATCCGAATCTTTTCATTAGAGCAGTTCCCTTTAAGACTGCTATCAATCAATACTGTTATCTCAGTTTCTACAATTATTTATACTTAACAAAACTGCTCTGCCTTAAAATATTCTACAGTCAACacttccccaaaattcatattgatCTATTCTAACTCATCTGAATTAATGtacttacaaaaaaattttaaatgtttaaaaatatatatatcatatgcttagaagaataaatgaatacacaaaGAATAATTCATCAAATTTTTGGTCAGGGTGcacttttcatttctattttgacagcaatttacaaataaatgagATGCTATACCTTGATTATAATCATCAGTGTTTGAAAATACTGATGAGCCTATGGAATCTGCATACATGAATTATTTTGATGAGAACTACTAAAGGCAAAAGTCCTTcatctgttgttttaaaaataagcaacaataacaacaacaaaaaaacccagaactcTGCCAGGaataaaacctaaagaaaaataaatgacctgACAGCCAATATTCCAACCCTCCTATTAACACATCCTAACAGATCACTTACCGTAGGGATCGCAGTGGTGCAGCTGACTCTTCTGAGCCGTCTCTGCATCAGGTCATGCTCCATACCGTTAACTTCAGACTTCAACCGCTCTAGCTCCTCTTTCTCAAGTTTCAATTGCTTTGCTAACCTCTCCATCCTTGCTCGTTGATGTAACAGCAAGGCTACAGCATTATAGATAACGTCATTGCAGAGAACAACATTGAATAAGTGACTGGAAAATTTCGATATGCACTGCTAATGTATAAAAGACTCATCCAACTTGAGGGTTGGCATTTACTCTCATGTCTTTCTAATGCTATGCTGCCTCCATATCTGCTTCAATTTAGCCCTCTGAATGCAACCAAAGTGACATCACCTGAACATCCCTCTTGTTCTATTGTCCTAAGATTCTCTTTATACTTGTGTGTGTTTTGAATAGGCTGACTACCAGGCATACTGAATAATTACTTCCCTTCTTATACActgaaagaaaactaaattctCAGGTATCTTGAAACAATCtgaatagactttttaaaaactctgtatCTAATTTAGGTCTACTATTAGCTAATCCAATAATCTACTATTAGctaatccagtaattccacttttatatattattactttttagcTAATCCAATAATTCcatttcttatatattatttatatgtaaatatcatTATGCCCTCTGGGCCATCCTCTTTAGAAAAGATTCAAATTCTTTCATTTGATGAACTTTAGTCCGTTCTCCATGAATCTCTTTTTCCTACTCTGTAGTTGGTATTTTTGACAATTTCCGTGTCACTTGTATTTTTCGCtctatgaatattttttctaaactAAGCCTTATTAGGCCTACactttcatgttttaaaacaaagtctATAGATGACTCTGAAGcactaactttattctttttgtttgttttggacacagtctccctctgttgcccaggctggagtgcagtggcgtgatctcgcctcactgcaacctctgcctccgggattcaagcgattctcctgccttagcttcccgagtagctgggattacaggcatgcaccaccacacccagctaatttttgtatttttagcagaggtggggtttctccatgttggccaggctggtctcaaagtcctgacctcaggtgatccacgtgcctcagcctcccaaagtgctgggattacaggcgtgagccactgcacctggccactaaCTTTATTCTTAATAGCAATGCTACTGCCCAACATTTAATactaaacatttaattaaaactaaACAGCTAATATATTTGAATGGGAGATTGTTGCCTCTCCACAGAAATTAAATTTCATAAAAGGGTTAAAATTTACCTTGTGTGTAGGCATAGTCATCTGATCCAGAACTAGAACTTCTCTGATATTTAtggcttcccttttctcccccaGAGCCTGGTATCACTGAAATGGGCTGAATAGGTTCTGGTGCTGCAGAGCGCTCTTCTTGGTCCactaaatttaaaagattttcagTCGTTGCTCGGCCTAcggtaattttaaaaactgtagttGGGTTTGGTATCACTCGAGGAGATGGTGATGGAGTACAAGAAGGTCCAGTTGGCtgtgtatatgtaatatacacaGGATTAACACTAAATGGAGGTTTTGGTTGACTAGATATCCCTCTTGAAGGAGAACTTGAAGGTGGCGTGGTGGCTGTGTACAGTGAGTGTTGATTCCGTGGAGATGGTTGATTACTGATGGGTGAAGGACTCCTATTAATTGCTGTCCCAGGTCTTTGAGAAGGTTCAACTGTAATTTCTATCTTCTTCATGGAACCTTTGGATAAACTAGATGCTGTGTATGGAAGATAGGCTACTGAATGGCTTCCCTGTTTCTGATAGCTAGGAGGTCCTTGTTGATATGGATGGGGTGGAGTAGTTGAAGGACTAGGTGGCATAAAGATGTGGCCCAACTGAGAAGGTTGCACTTGATGCTGTGGAGAGCTGAAGGGTGAAGGACACTGAGAAGGAGGTGGTGAATGGTAAGCAGACTGAGGGATCTGCTGCTGTTTGGGAGAATACTGAGAAGGTTGATAGTTCTGTTGGTGTGGATAAACAGGTAAAGGACGCTGGCTATAGTGAGGCACTGGGCCCTGTGGTGAGGACTGCCACGGCGTACTCTGAGGAGTTTGTCTTCCTGATGAACTCTGAGATGTCTGTCTAATATAAATAGAACCAGGAGACCCATAGAGATTGCTTGGAATTTGTGGAAGAATTTGTAAAGCTCTTGGTACAGTCTGTCCAGAAGGGAGATTCTGGGATACTGTAACAGTAATTGGATTTGTACTATACCGAGGTATGTGCATGTATGAAGGAGGTGGCGGTGGTGGTGAAGGCCCTTGCATAGCAGACGGATTCATTCCTGTTTGCATGGAAGATGGCTGTTGAGGTGGCTGTGAAGGAGGAGTAGCTGCacttctgttctgttcattcataaAAAATGGATTGTAGCTGGGAGTAGCAGCAACAACAGCTGGAGCTGAGTGTGGTTCTTGAACTAAACATATC from Nomascus leucogenys isolate Asia chromosome X, Asia_NLE_v1, whole genome shotgun sequence includes these protein-coding regions:
- the TAB3 gene encoding TGF-beta-activated kinase 1 and MAP3K7-binding protein 3 isoform X2 encodes the protein MAQSSPQLDIQVLHDLRQRFPEIPEGVVSQCMLQNNNNLEACCRALSQESSKYLYMEYHSPDDNRMNRNRLLHINLGIHSPSSYHPGDGAQLNGGRTLVHSSSDGHIDPQHAAGKQLICLVQEPHSAPAVVAATPSYNPFFMNEQNRSAATPPSQPPQQPSSMQTGMNPSAMQGPSPPPPPPSYMHIPRYSTNPITVTVSQNLPSGQTVPRALQILPQIPSNLYGSPGSIYIRQTSQSSSGRQTPQSTPWQSSPQGPVPHYSQRPLPVYPHQQNYQPSQYSPKQQQIPQSAYHSPPPSQCPSPFSSPQHQVQPSQLGHIFMPPSPSTTPPHPYQQGPPSYQKQGSHSVAYLPYTASSLSKGSMKKIEITVEPSQRPGTAINRSPSPISNQPSPRNQHSLYTATTPPSSSPSRGISSQPKPPFSVNPVYITYTQPTGPSCTPSPSPRVIPNPTTVFKITVGRATTENLLNLVDQEERSAAPEPIQPISVIPGSGGEKGSHKYQRSSSSGSDDYAYTQALLLHQRARMERLAKQLKLEKEELERLKSEVNGMEHDLMQRRLRRVSCTTAIPTPEEMTRLRSMNRQLQINVDCTLKEVDLLQSRGNFDPKAMNNFYDNIEPGPVVPPKPSKKEHRTGSTQSPRTQPRDEDYEGAPWNCDSCTFLNHPALNRCEQCEMPRYT
- the TAB3 gene encoding TGF-beta-activated kinase 1 and MAP3K7-binding protein 3 isoform X1, encoding MAQSSPQLDIQVLHDLRQRFPEIPEGVVSQCMLQNNNNLEACCRALSQESSKYLYMEYHSPDDNRMNRNRLLHINLGIHSPSSYHPGDGAQLNGGRTLVHSSSDGHIDPQHAAGKQLICLVQEPHSAPAVVAATPSYNPFFMNEQNRSAATPPSQPPQQPSSMQTGMNPSAMQGPSPPPPPPSYMHIPRYSTNPITVTVSQNLPSGQTVPRALQILPQIPSNLYGSPGSIYIRQTSQSSSGRQTPQSTPWQSSPQGPVPHYSQRPLPVYPHQQNYQPSQYSPKQQQIPQSAYHSPPPSQCPSPFSSPQHQVQPSQLGHIFMPPSPSTTPPHPYQQGPPSYQKQGSHSVAYLPYTASSLSKGSMKKIEITVEPSQRPGTAINRSPSPISNQPSPRNQHSLYTATTPPSSSPSRGISSQPKPPFSVNPVYITYTQPTGPSCTPSPSPRVIPNPTTVFKITVGRATTENLLNLVDQEERSAAPEPIQPISVIPGSGGEKGSHKYQRSSSSGSDDYAYTQALLLHQRARMERLAKQLKLEKEELERLKSEVNGMEHDLMQRRLRRVSCTTAIPTPEEMTRLRSMNRQLQINVDCTLKEVDLLQSRGNFDPKAMNNFYDNIEPGPVVPPKPSKKDSSDPCTIERKARRISVTSKVQADIHDTQAAAADEHRTGSTQSPRTQPRDEDYEGAPWNCDSCTFLNHPALNRCEQCEMPRYT